CGAGCCGTAGACATAATTCACAGCCCGCCCGCGGTCACCTGCAACCGAGGAAATACCAACAAGCGTACCGCTTCCCCGGGCCACCATCCGTGCCGCGAAGAGTTCCAGAACCTGTGCAGGCGCCTCGTAATTCGTGCGCATGACAAGGGCCGCGGCAGCTGGGTCGGCCTCGCTCTCCGCTTGGTCACCCAGCGCCCCGACCGCAGAGACCACGATACCGGGCATTGGATCGAAAGCATTTACGAAGCCGCTTAGCGCGTCGGTGTCGAGCGCATCAAATTCGTGCAACGTCGCCTCAACGCCATGTCGGATGGCGATATCGGCACGCGCCTCTTCTAGATCGGCTGCATTTCGGGCGGCGAGGGCTACCGGATGTCCTGCTGCAGCGAAGTGATGGGCCACGGCGAGGCCGATGTCGGAGCGTCCACCTAGAACGAGAACGATGTCTTTCATAGAAGCAGTCTTTCGGATTGCGCTGATGCGAACGCTTGGTCGAGATCTGATTCTTGCCGCATCGTACAGAATGCATCTGCACGTGGATCGGCTTGGCGGAGCGTTGTGGCGGTAAGGCGCGCGTCCTTGGCCAGATAGAAGCGTCCGCCATGATCCAAGGTGATGGCGTCGAGCCGATCAAGCAGCGAAAACGTCCGCGCGCTTACCGGGAAATCCAGCGCCAGCGTATAGCCTGGCATCGGGAACGAGAACCGGCCGTTTTGCTGACCAAACCGCTTCAGCACCGTGAGAAACGATCCTTGTCCGGACGCGGCTGTCTCGGAAAGCAGTGCCGCTAACCCCGCCTTGGAGCTCTCAAGCGGCAGCACGCACTGGAATTGTAGAAAGCCGCGGCGGCCATAGATCCGATTCCAGCCGAGAACGGCATCGAGCGGATAGAAATAACTGTCCCAGTCAACCAGCGTTTCGCGCGAAGCGCGTTGAGCACGTCTCCAATAGAAAGCGTTGAAGGCGCGAACCGAGAAGCGATTGAGTATGCCGGTCGGAGCATTGAAGGGCACGGATAGGTTGCGCTTGCGCGGTGTCCTGAATGGGTGCGATCGGTAGGCGTGTGGCAGTTCTTCTGCACCAACATGCTCTCCGGTCATCACCAGCGACCGACCGAGCGCCGCCCCCGAAGCGATGCAATCGACCCAGGCAACCGAATAAGTTGCATCGTTCGCAGACTCGAAGACGTCCATCGCCTCGGCGAGGTTCGGCGCCGCGACGGTCTGTTGTGCGATCCAGCCGCTTTCGACAGGGCGAAGCCGGATACAGGCACGCAAAATCACGCCGGTCAGCCCCATTCCACCGACGCTCCAGGCAAAGAGATCGGCA
This region of Paracoccus saliphilus genomic DNA includes:
- a CDS encoding SDR family oxidoreductase, which encodes MKDIVLVLGGRSDIGLAVAHHFAAAGHPVALAARNAADLEEARADIAIRHGVEATLHEFDALDTDALSGFVNAFDPMPGIVVSAVGALGDQAESEADPAAAALVMRTNYEAPAQVLELFAARMVARGSGTLVGISSVAGDRGRAVNYVYGSAKAGFTAYLSGLRNRLSNSGVHVVTIKPGFVYTRMTEGMGLPGSLTARPEAVAETIFQAVARGRSVVYVKPIWRVIMGIIRAIPEPIFRKTRIGS
- a CDS encoding FAD-binding oxidoreductase yields the protein MIGKGGVVARGNGRAYGDSAIGAAATLDMRRLNRMLSFDAQTGCLVAEAGVILGDVIATFLPRGWFPWVTPGTKFVTLGGAIAADIHGKNHHRDGSFGNFVEWIDVMGADGEITRASREENADLFAWSVGGMGLTGVILRACIRLRPVESGWIAQQTVAAPNLAEAMDVFESANDATYSVAWVDCIASGAALGRSLVMTGEHVGAEELPHAYRSHPFRTPRKRNLSVPFNAPTGILNRFSVRAFNAFYWRRAQRASRETLVDWDSYFYPLDAVLGWNRIYGRRGFLQFQCVLPLESSKAGLAALLSETAASGQGSFLTVLKRFGQQNGRFSFPMPGYTLALDFPVSARTFSLLDRLDAITLDHGGRFYLAKDARLTATTLRQADPRADAFCTMRQESDLDQAFASAQSERLLL